From one Cyprinus carpio isolate SPL01 chromosome B3, ASM1834038v1, whole genome shotgun sequence genomic stretch:
- the LOC109059510 gene encoding N-acetylglucosamine-6-phosphate deacetylase codes for MYSYSFLSFVSAVLAHDWSTCILATPPHQLTVRVTRCTDFLANTNERSIRVRVCELKGVFKCRGGISGEMPSNKSVSDAPITQFVNCRILKDHKLQWEDLWVREGKILNPEKLFFDEEGFADHKVDCEDKIIAPGFIDVQINGGYGIDFSQASSDIRGGVALVAKKILEHGVTSFCPTLVTSPSDIYHKVIPELRVQDGGPEGAGVLGIHLEGPFISEEKRGAHPPKFLRTFKAGGLADLMEIYGHLDNVAMVTLAPELANSAAAIHELSGRGIAVSLGHSMADLSQAEEAVQHGAKFITHLFNAMLPFHHRDPGIVGLLTSDRVPPGRTVYYGMIADGIHTHPAALRIAHRAHPAGLVLVTDAVMAMGLPPGRHTLGQQQIDIQGLHAYLTGTTTLSGSIATMDMCVRHFREASGCTVEAALEAASLHPAQMLGISHRKGTLEYGTDADFVVLDDTLTVRETYIAGQQVWRK; via the exons atgtaTTCATATTCATTCTTATCATTTGTGTCTGCGGTTTTGGCACACGATTGGAGCACGTGTATTTTGGCCACGCCTCCTCATCAGCTGACTGTGCGCGTGACGCGCTGTACGGACTTCCTAGCGAACACAAACGAGCGGAGCATCAGAGTAAGAGTATGTGAATTAAAG GGTGTTTTTAAGTGTCGGGGAGGGATTTCGGGAGAGATGCCGTCCAATAAGAGTGTTTCAGATGCCCCGATCACACAGTTTGTGAACTGCAGGATACTGAAGGATCACAAGCTGCAGTG GGAAGACCTATGGGTTCGTGAGGGCAAGATTTTGAACCCGGAGAAGCTGTTCTTCGATGAGGAGGGTTTTGCGGATCACAAAGTTGACTGCGAGGATAAAATCATTGCACCTGGATTCATAGATGTACAGATAAATG GTGGCTATGGCATCGACTTCTCCCAGGCCAGCAGTGACATCAGAGGAGGCGTGGCTCTGGTGGCCAAAAAGATTCTAGAACACGGTGTCACTTCCTTCTGCCCGACTCTTGTCACGTCTCCATCAGACATATACCATAAG GTCATCCCTGAGCTCAGAGTTCAGGATGGAGGACCTGAAGGGGCAGGAGTTTTAG GTATTCATCTGGAGGGGCCGTTCATCAGTGAAGAGAAGAGAGGCGCTCACCCTCCGAAGTTCCTCCGCACTTTTAAAGCAGGTGGCCTGGCCGACCTGATGGAGATTTATGGGCACCTGGACAATGTCGCCATGGTAACCCTCGCACCAGAACTAGCCAACAGCGCGGCAGCAATCCATGAACTGTCAGGAAGAGGCATTGCGGTGTCACTCG GTCACTCTATGGCTGATCTCTCTCAGGCTGAAGAGGCTGTGCAGCATGGAGCCAAGttcattacacatttatttaatgccatgttgCCT tttCATCATCGAGACCCGGGCATTGTGGGATTGCTCACAAGTGATCGTGTTCCACCAGGTCGGACGGTTTACTACGGTATGATCGCAGACGGgatacacacacaccctgcagcaCTGCGCATCGCACACAGAGCTCATCCCGCAg GGTTGGTGTTGGTCACTGACGCTGTGATGGCGATGGGTCTTCCTCCTGGTCGACACACACTCGGACAGCAGCAGATAGACATCCAGGGGCTTCACGCTTACCTCACAG GCACTACAACTTTGAGTGGCAGCATTGCGACCATGGACATGTGTGTGAGACACTTCAGAGAGGCATCAG GTTGTACAGTAGAAGCTGCATTAGAAGCTGCATCGCTGCATCCTGCTCAGATGCTGGGCATCAGTCACAGGAAGGGAACGCTGGAGTACGGCACTGATGCAG ATTTTGTAGTGCTTGATGACACACTGACAGTCAGGGAAACCTACATTGCTGGACAGCAGGTCtggaggaagtga